In the genome of Blastopirellula marina, one region contains:
- a CDS encoding alpha/beta hydrolase: MKSTSTLLIAIVLLLFSFHFTHAQDDSKSVKKLILPGESFLLEGHPAFILWPEKEKRREPQPWVLYAPTLPAYPDQHEKWMHQQFLDAGIAVAGIDVGEAYGNPESQTANSALYTELTEKRGFAKKPCLLGRSRGGLWVSSWAIRNTDKVAGIAGIYPVYDLRTYPGLKRAAPAYGLTPEQLEKSLNENNPISQVDRLAKARIPVYIIHGDEDSVVPLKQNSAALADAYHTAGSDEALDLVVPKGQGHNFWPGFFHCQSLVNFTIDRARAGAGMKPVNRKGLPSTENVVVYRDLEYGQADGKPLLLDMFYPTNQSKPVPVVVWVHGGGWKGGTKDRCPAAWLAEHGYAVASIDYRLLDQAQWPAQINDCRTAIRWLRANAKEFQLDADHIGAWGGSAGGHLAALLGTLDAPIDEQLPCRVQAVCDWYGPSDLLTMPPNVVGNGRTAEDVAKSNGARLLGGPVRDLPDLAKQASAFYQVSVDDPPFLIMHGSKDPSVPLEQSRKLHEKLTEAGVSSTFRIVDGAGHGGKEFQTPEMRQIILDFFDTHLKPGQ; encoded by the coding sequence ATGAAAAGCACCTCGACACTTCTGATCGCAATTGTGCTGCTTCTGTTTTCCTTTCACTTCACGCACGCACAAGACGACAGCAAGTCTGTTAAGAAGTTGATTCTTCCTGGCGAGTCGTTCCTACTCGAGGGACACCCAGCATTTATTTTGTGGCCAGAGAAAGAGAAGCGGCGTGAGCCACAACCATGGGTACTCTACGCACCTACTTTGCCGGCTTATCCTGATCAGCACGAGAAGTGGATGCACCAGCAATTCCTTGATGCAGGCATCGCGGTTGCAGGCATCGACGTTGGCGAGGCCTACGGTAACCCTGAATCACAAACAGCGAATTCGGCGTTATACACCGAACTGACCGAGAAGCGAGGATTCGCGAAGAAGCCTTGCCTGCTGGGCCGCAGTCGAGGCGGCTTATGGGTGAGCAGCTGGGCGATTCGGAACACCGATAAAGTGGCTGGGATTGCCGGCATTTATCCCGTCTACGATCTGCGAACCTATCCCGGCCTAAAGCGAGCAGCGCCCGCCTACGGACTCACACCTGAACAGCTCGAAAAGAGCTTAAATGAAAACAATCCGATCTCCCAAGTCGACCGATTGGCGAAAGCGAGGATTCCGGTTTACATCATTCATGGCGACGAAGATAGCGTGGTTCCGTTGAAGCAGAATTCAGCGGCACTCGCCGATGCCTACCACACCGCCGGTTCAGACGAAGCATTGGATCTTGTGGTTCCCAAGGGACAAGGCCACAACTTTTGGCCGGGGTTCTTTCATTGTCAAAGCCTCGTCAACTTCACGATCGATCGCGCTCGTGCTGGTGCGGGAATGAAACCGGTGAACAGAAAGGGGCTTCCTTCGACAGAAAACGTTGTCGTTTACCGCGATCTGGAATATGGCCAAGCAGATGGTAAGCCTCTGCTGCTCGACATGTTCTATCCTACCAACCAATCGAAGCCGGTACCGGTGGTCGTTTGGGTGCATGGCGGTGGCTGGAAAGGTGGCACAAAAGACCGCTGTCCTGCGGCATGGCTGGCCGAACATGGTTACGCGGTAGCTAGTATTGACTACCGTTTGCTCGATCAGGCCCAGTGGCCTGCCCAGATCAACGACTGTCGAACTGCCATTCGTTGGCTGAGAGCGAATGCGAAAGAATTCCAACTCGATGCCGATCACATCGGCGCTTGGGGCGGCTCGGCCGGCGGGCACTTGGCCGCGTTATTAGGAACTCTCGATGCCCCAATCGATGAACAGCTTCCCTGTCGCGTTCAAGCAGTGTGCGATTGGTATGGCCCTTCCGACTTGCTGACGATGCCACCGAACGTGGTTGGCAATGGTCGAACCGCGGAGGATGTCGCCAAGTCGAACGGAGCTCGTCTGCTAGGCGGTCCGGTGCGCGACTTGCCAGATCTCGCGAAGCAGGCCAGTGCGTTCTACCAGGTCAGCGTGGACGATCCTCCCTTCCTAATCATGCACGGCAGTAAAGATCCCAGTGTTCCGCTGGAACAAAGCCGAAAACTTCACGAGAAGCTGACCGAAGCAGGCGTTTCCTCCACATTCCGAATCGTCGACGGCGCAGGTCACGGTGGAAAAGAATTTCAAACCCCTGAAATGCGGCAAATCATCCTCGACTTCTTTGACACGCACTTGAAGCCAGGGCAATAG
- a CDS encoding alpha/beta hydrolase, whose product MKRILFSFVALLVLQQALHAADLKPLKDVPYGTDPRQVLDFYPAESETPTPVVFYIHGGGWQKGDKKTNPKPFLDKGISVVAINYRYVKNAAKEGVSPPVKAPLEDAARALQFVRSKAGEWNLDKEKIGATGGSAGACSSLWLAFHDDMADPKSEDPISRESTRLYCAAVNGAQVTLDPKPLREWMPNYRYGAHAFGLPNLEAVIEKREEILPWIKEYSPMAHVTKDDPPIYLFYRGEVPVVGSSPKDPTHSGIMGVKLAEKLEETGVEVDMNHPGIEDPEYNTTTDYLIDRLTK is encoded by the coding sequence ATGAAGCGTATCCTCTTCTCGTTTGTAGCATTGCTGGTCTTGCAGCAAGCACTCCACGCAGCCGATCTGAAGCCACTGAAAGATGTGCCGTACGGGACCGACCCGCGCCAAGTGCTCGACTTCTATCCCGCCGAGTCCGAAACTCCGACGCCAGTGGTTTTCTATATCCATGGTGGGGGTTGGCAAAAGGGAGATAAGAAGACCAATCCCAAGCCATTTCTCGATAAGGGGATCTCGGTCGTAGCGATTAACTATCGCTACGTGAAGAACGCCGCGAAGGAGGGAGTCTCTCCGCCGGTCAAAGCTCCTTTGGAAGACGCGGCCCGCGCTTTGCAATTTGTGCGATCGAAAGCGGGCGAGTGGAACCTTGATAAGGAAAAGATAGGTGCGACTGGCGGTTCGGCCGGGGCCTGTTCTTCGTTGTGGCTTGCATTCCACGATGATATGGCTGATCCCAAGAGCGAAGATCCAATTAGCCGTGAGTCAACGCGTCTTTACTGTGCCGCGGTCAATGGAGCCCAGGTTACGCTCGATCCCAAACCACTGCGCGAGTGGATGCCCAACTATCGTTACGGTGCTCACGCATTCGGTTTGCCCAACCTGGAAGCGGTGATCGAGAAACGAGAAGAAATTCTGCCGTGGATCAAAGAGTATTCGCCGATGGCCCACGTAACGAAAGACGATCCACCAATCTACCTGTTCTATCGCGGCGAAGTCCCAGTCGTTGGCTCGTCCCCCAAGGATCCCACCCACTCCGGAATTATGGGCGTTAAGCTGGCCGAGAAGTTGGAAGAGACCGGTGTCGAAGTCGACATGAATCATCCCGGCATAGAAGATCCAGAATACAATACGACAACCGATTATCTGATCGATCGACTGACAAAATAG
- a CDS encoding HEAT repeat domain-containing protein — translation MLRATLRFQLSLAILAFFSCATVPICQGEDVTAEQDPCVSSSKDYRPTDEEIGDDEDRYFALRDPRFDYHGEERWIEELGDDAKSYVLAHVDHSDARTRNNAIYLLRAADVDTDQAKQIYRAHLSDPCRKVQAVAAMRLVEDGVYAPEVISALVRNVDHQWYDVRRTVQGLGNIAIRPCATFMADPSQPLELRKKVSEEFPIWVDADDPSLQPLYDALESDDRDTRALAAFQLLKYKPHDNHQIAKVLAELSEQESPVADDAFVALRNMWPKPPAAIVNPAVLRWISTPGRPDIDYAFHALAIDSSSTELVEKLVELAENGVHSDEIFVYLARHPELKPPRIDLLQFLKDKIIHEPRSFSLASNLFGMGIPGQKTLLEISLDSNMTAETRMNSIFALRAFENEQEGQQVFSEQEWNALVSLLEDKEPSVAQATAIMLTNLGQTSRDLTPLLVSAWLPNANNDIRFAAEEAIPANPARATELISKLAKLCLELPEDSDREPLVRFLSDYGATSIESQDAIVDAIVNHVDVDAPYLFDYERMNMQLFRRLEREIPQNTGSKQQKILQVLRNVFDEAEWYDGDLTRILAQTPPDGLDELLDSQDDKIRHSALILYSYYSPKDPKIVRRLLDVVKAESEFGSGVDWETAMEAEKRLNKAGEALEPLLPELIEMLDSPDEYPSAATTLLETLGPKASPAVGKLTELLANDEPFNFKFTCSTLAAIGPAAISAAPTILEYGQEPHRLETVARTLRAIEADTSVLIEPFDRKLADPFHQYDALRELSELAPAPIVAERYAAALEGDNWNMRLVALRELSLTDVKAPRRIVPLLIAGTNSKSISYRRGAVQALGTQSGLASQSVPALVDVMKNDPEMTFTAILALGNLGPEAAAAVPDLRSYLEDEDHAVAAIRTLGRIGEPAAAAVPVIIEYLAGKRQSKKPLYFPSPVDAAIESLGNFGPAAKPALPLLLEMYHDSNHWETKQKIAQSIYQISSGFGAVNGIPQPPEPEPVRMQWSW, via the coding sequence ATGCTTCGGGCCACTCTCCGATTTCAACTTTCACTAGCGATACTCGCGTTCTTTTCGTGTGCTACGGTACCGATCTGCCAAGGGGAAGATGTCACCGCGGAACAAGACCCATGTGTGAGCTCTAGCAAGGACTATCGCCCTACCGACGAAGAGATTGGCGATGATGAAGACCGATACTTCGCCCTGCGGGATCCTCGCTTCGACTATCACGGCGAAGAGCGATGGATCGAAGAACTCGGCGACGATGCGAAGAGCTACGTCCTGGCACACGTCGATCACTCGGACGCCAGAACGCGCAACAATGCGATCTACCTGCTGAGAGCCGCCGACGTCGATACCGATCAGGCAAAACAAATCTATCGAGCGCACCTGAGCGATCCCTGCCGGAAAGTCCAAGCGGTCGCCGCGATGCGGCTAGTTGAGGACGGCGTCTATGCTCCAGAAGTGATCTCAGCCTTAGTGCGAAATGTCGACCACCAGTGGTATGATGTGCGACGTACTGTCCAGGGACTCGGCAACATTGCCATTAGGCCCTGCGCCACGTTCATGGCCGATCCATCGCAACCGCTCGAATTGCGAAAGAAGGTCAGCGAGGAATTTCCCATTTGGGTCGACGCAGACGATCCTTCCTTGCAGCCGCTGTACGACGCTCTCGAGTCAGACGACCGTGACACTCGCGCCCTGGCGGCCTTCCAGCTTCTTAAATATAAGCCGCATGACAATCATCAAATTGCCAAGGTACTGGCGGAACTAAGCGAGCAAGAGTCCCCTGTCGCGGACGATGCCTTCGTCGCCCTGCGGAATATGTGGCCCAAACCGCCGGCAGCGATAGTGAACCCGGCGGTATTACGATGGATCTCGACTCCTGGACGTCCCGATATTGACTACGCGTTCCACGCTCTGGCAATCGATTCCAGCAGTACCGAGCTGGTGGAAAAGCTTGTCGAATTGGCTGAAAATGGTGTTCACTCTGATGAGATCTTCGTATACCTCGCGCGACATCCCGAGTTAAAACCTCCCCGAATCGATCTGCTGCAATTCTTGAAAGACAAGATCATTCACGAGCCCCGCTCGTTCTCCCTTGCGTCCAACCTGTTTGGTATGGGTATCCCTGGCCAAAAGACGCTGCTCGAAATTAGCCTCGACTCAAACATGACAGCAGAAACCAGGATGAACAGTATCTTCGCCTTGCGAGCATTTGAAAACGAGCAAGAAGGCCAGCAAGTTTTCAGCGAACAGGAGTGGAACGCCCTCGTCTCACTTCTCGAAGATAAAGAACCAAGCGTCGCCCAGGCCACGGCGATCATGCTTACGAATCTCGGGCAAACGTCTCGCGATCTCACGCCACTGCTGGTCTCGGCCTGGTTGCCAAATGCGAACAACGACATTCGTTTCGCGGCCGAGGAAGCGATTCCAGCCAATCCGGCGCGTGCGACCGAGTTGATATCTAAATTGGCAAAGTTGTGTCTTGAACTGCCGGAGGATAGCGATCGTGAACCATTGGTCCGATTCTTATCCGACTACGGAGCCACTTCAATCGAATCCCAAGACGCGATCGTGGATGCGATCGTGAATCACGTGGACGTTGATGCCCCGTATCTCTTCGATTACGAGCGGATGAACATGCAATTATTCCGAAGACTGGAACGGGAAATCCCCCAAAACACCGGATCCAAACAGCAAAAAATCCTACAGGTGCTACGCAACGTTTTCGACGAAGCTGAGTGGTACGATGGCGATCTGACTAGGATACTCGCCCAAACGCCGCCCGATGGACTTGACGAGTTGCTCGACTCGCAAGATGACAAGATTCGTCATTCGGCGCTGATCCTTTATTCCTACTATTCCCCGAAAGATCCCAAAATCGTGCGACGCCTGTTGGACGTCGTCAAGGCAGAATCCGAGTTTGGATCTGGCGTGGACTGGGAAACAGCCATGGAAGCAGAGAAGCGTCTGAACAAAGCGGGCGAAGCATTGGAACCCTTATTGCCGGAACTGATTGAAATGCTTGATTCGCCGGACGAATACCCCAGTGCCGCGACCACGTTGCTGGAAACTCTCGGTCCGAAGGCCTCACCAGCCGTCGGCAAGTTGACCGAACTTCTCGCCAACGACGAACCCTTTAACTTCAAGTTTACATGTAGCACGCTGGCCGCGATCGGCCCCGCGGCGATTTCAGCTGCCCCCACGATTTTGGAATATGGCCAGGAGCCACATCGCTTGGAAACCGTGGCGAGAACACTTCGAGCGATTGAAGCCGATACATCGGTTTTGATCGAACCATTCGATCGCAAACTGGCCGATCCGTTCCATCAATACGATGCCCTACGCGAACTTTCGGAACTTGCTCCTGCGCCGATTGTGGCGGAACGGTATGCGGCTGCCCTCGAAGGGGACAATTGGAACATGCGACTTGTGGCGCTCCGGGAATTGAGTCTAACGGACGTGAAAGCCCCACGGCGGATCGTGCCCCTGCTGATCGCAGGGACAAATTCCAAGAGCATCAGCTATCGGCGGGGCGCCGTTCAGGCACTGGGAACGCAATCGGGGCTGGCCAGTCAGTCGGTGCCCGCTCTTGTCGACGTGATGAAGAATGACCCGGAAATGACCTTCACGGCGATCTTAGCACTCGGCAACCTCGGCCCGGAAGCCGCCGCGGCGGTGCCGGACCTGAGAAGCTACCTGGAAGATGAGGACCACGCCGTCGCCGCGATCCGCACCCTCGGCAGAATCGGCGAACCAGCCGCAGCGGCGGTTCCAGTCATCATCGAGTATTTGGCAGGCAAACGGCAGAGCAAGAAGCCGTTGTACTTCCCGTCCCCCGTCGATGCGGCGATCGAGTCGCTTGGCAATTTCGGACCAGCGGCCAAGCCCGCATTGCCCTTGCTGCTCGAAATGTATCACGACTCCAACCACTGGGAAACCAAACAAAAGATCGCCCAATCGATCTACCAGATCTCCTCCGGCTTCGGCGCGGTCAACGGAATCCCCCAACCGCCTGAGCCGGAACCAGTCCGTATGCAGTGGAGTTGGTAG
- a CDS encoding Gfo/Idh/MocA family protein, translated as MSRINRRTFLQTTAAGTGLILAGTSASGAVLGANDRVRIAVAGLNGRGKSHINGWLGQDNVEIAYVIDPDEKVLARTQKALQEKVNGKYTVKGVRDVREALDDKSLDAISVATPNHWHSLITIWGAQAGKHVYVEKPMSHDVVEGRVAVEAQKKYGVVIQHGTQRRSDAKIAGLHEAIQAGKWGKLKISYGYCCKPRNGIGNEPISQPPSNLDWNLWRGPAEVEEYHANYHPYDWHWFWKTGNGDLNNQGTHQLDVARWAIDKDQTHPVKAMAIGGRFEWDDQGETPNTMFAMAEYPNGQQVFFNVRNVNYKGYEHQVENEYYFEDGGRIIRGKYYAKGSDKPESLDIKSGDVTPGGNWGSFISAVRANDPSMANGNVNDAHYACVLGHLMNNSYRLGEKVPFSKKAGKFGDNKDAAEHFEKLHDVMAKGVGVSDGAKYTVGPTLTFDPETERHVGDHAEAANALLKDENRKGFQIPDSTKV; from the coding sequence ATGTCGCGTATCAATCGTCGTACGTTTCTTCAAACTACCGCTGCCGGTACTGGGCTGATTCTTGCCGGAACATCGGCGTCCGGTGCGGTTTTGGGCGCGAATGACCGCGTTCGGATTGCCGTCGCCGGTTTGAATGGCCGCGGTAAAAGCCATATCAACGGCTGGCTCGGCCAAGACAACGTCGAGATTGCTTACGTGATCGACCCGGATGAGAAGGTGCTTGCACGAACGCAAAAAGCGTTGCAAGAGAAGGTGAATGGCAAATACACGGTCAAAGGCGTCCGTGATGTGCGAGAAGCGTTGGATGACAAAAGCTTGGATGCCATTTCCGTAGCGACACCGAATCACTGGCACTCGCTCATCACTATTTGGGGGGCCCAGGCCGGCAAGCACGTTTATGTTGAAAAGCCAATGAGTCACGACGTCGTCGAAGGGCGTGTGGCGGTCGAAGCCCAGAAAAAGTATGGAGTCGTCATTCAGCACGGTACACAACGCCGCAGCGACGCCAAGATAGCTGGCCTGCACGAAGCGATTCAGGCCGGCAAGTGGGGCAAGCTAAAGATCTCGTACGGATATTGCTGCAAGCCACGTAATGGGATTGGCAACGAACCGATCAGCCAGCCTCCGTCGAATCTCGATTGGAACTTGTGGCGCGGACCGGCCGAAGTTGAAGAGTACCACGCCAACTATCACCCTTACGATTGGCACTGGTTCTGGAAGACGGGCAATGGTGACCTGAATAACCAGGGAACGCATCAATTGGATGTGGCACGCTGGGCCATCGATAAAGACCAAACCCATCCGGTGAAAGCGATGGCGATTGGTGGTCGGTTTGAGTGGGACGATCAAGGCGAAACTCCCAATACGATGTTCGCCATGGCCGAGTATCCCAACGGTCAACAAGTCTTCTTCAACGTAAGAAACGTGAACTACAAGGGCTACGAGCACCAAGTCGAGAACGAGTATTACTTCGAGGATGGGGGACGAATCATCCGCGGCAAGTATTACGCCAAGGGAAGCGATAAGCCTGAGAGTCTCGACATTAAGAGTGGAGACGTCACGCCAGGGGGCAACTGGGGAAGCTTCATCTCGGCAGTTCGGGCGAACGATCCGAGCATGGCCAACGGAAACGTCAACGATGCTCATTACGCGTGCGTGTTGGGGCACTTGATGAACAATTCGTATCGCCTGGGCGAAAAAGTTCCGTTCAGCAAGAAGGCGGGCAAGTTTGGCGACAATAAGGATGCCGCCGAGCATTTCGAGAAGCTGCACGATGTCATGGCCAAGGGAGTTGGTGTAAGTGACGGTGCCAAATACACGGTCGGCCCCACCCTGACCTTCGATCCAGAAACCGAACGTCACGTTGGCGATCATGCCGAGGCAGCCAATGCGTTGCTAAAGGATGAGAACCGTAAGGGCTTCCAGATTCCTGATTCGACCAAAGTGTAG
- a CDS encoding glycoside hydrolase family 32 protein produces MKISSFVRLHGLSCVTLVVLLASSNLFAQESARQDIVIADFEGDSYGDWKATGDAFGEQPAAGTLEGQMDVSGFEGKSLVNSFRGGDRSTGTLTSPPIAVERPYVTFLIGGGAHEGETCLNLLVNGEVVRTATGPNKTSGGSERLLRAYWDVKSLVGKQVVFQVVDRHQGGWGHVNVDDIRGSDQEAGIPAADITKGPDLRTFATYEEVGYDQPYRPQFHFSSLRNWLNDPNGMVYLDGEYHLFFQHNPVATVWGNMTWGHAVSRDMVRWKQLPHAILPYEGGTIFSGTAAVDVNNTLGVQKGDVKTLVAAFTFAKSPFYQAMAYSTDQGRTFELWNEGKAIVANQGYDSGERDPKIFWHEPSKKWVMVLWVKQAKPGRVLFFNSDDLQKWTEVSQFDRDWVFECMDLVELTVDGDPNQKKWLLYDASFEYEIGEFDGKTFTTDRKVHRGDYGPNYYAAQSFNNMPDDRCVSIGWMRGDNHPFLKEDMPFNQQMSFPTTMELKSTADGLKLYRWPVKEIEDLYGDTLTIEAADLKSAANKLQSYPAELVDLSLDFEANDSTELLLYLRGEKITYREAAFHYGNTVVPAKPVDGIVSLRVLVDRASVELFVNQGAAVSTHYAILEPLNRSLGLSSEQNVKIRKLTVNRLKSAW; encoded by the coding sequence ATGAAAATCTCTTCTTTTGTCAGGCTGCATGGCCTGAGCTGCGTCACGCTGGTTGTCCTTCTCGCGTCGTCGAATCTCTTCGCCCAAGAGAGTGCCCGGCAAGATATTGTGATCGCTGACTTCGAAGGAGACTCGTACGGCGATTGGAAGGCGACCGGCGATGCTTTCGGTGAGCAGCCGGCCGCTGGCACGCTCGAGGGGCAGATGGACGTGAGCGGATTCGAGGGGAAGTCGCTCGTCAATTCGTTCCGAGGTGGCGATCGGAGCACCGGCACGCTAACTTCGCCGCCAATTGCAGTCGAGCGCCCTTACGTTACGTTTCTGATAGGTGGTGGTGCTCACGAAGGTGAGACTTGTTTGAACCTATTGGTCAACGGCGAAGTCGTTCGTACTGCGACCGGCCCCAATAAGACCTCAGGCGGAAGCGAACGTCTGCTTCGTGCTTATTGGGACGTGAAAAGTCTCGTTGGCAAGCAGGTTGTTTTTCAAGTCGTCGATCGGCATCAAGGCGGCTGGGGACATGTCAATGTTGACGACATCCGAGGTAGCGATCAAGAAGCTGGGATCCCGGCCGCAGATATCACCAAAGGCCCCGATCTGCGAACGTTTGCCACCTACGAAGAAGTAGGCTACGACCAGCCGTATCGGCCGCAGTTCCATTTCAGCTCGCTGCGGAATTGGTTGAACGACCCGAACGGAATGGTTTATCTCGACGGGGAATACCATCTCTTCTTTCAGCACAATCCGGTTGCCACCGTGTGGGGCAACATGACATGGGGACATGCTGTCAGCAGGGACATGGTTCGCTGGAAGCAATTACCGCATGCGATCTTGCCGTACGAAGGAGGAACCATCTTCTCGGGCACAGCAGCCGTCGATGTGAACAACACATTAGGCGTGCAAAAGGGAGATGTGAAGACTTTGGTTGCTGCATTTACGTTTGCCAAGTCCCCCTTCTATCAAGCGATGGCCTACAGTACCGATCAGGGGCGAACGTTCGAGCTGTGGAACGAAGGGAAGGCGATCGTTGCGAACCAAGGTTATGATTCCGGCGAACGTGACCCAAAAATCTTCTGGCACGAGCCGAGCAAGAAGTGGGTGATGGTCTTGTGGGTGAAGCAAGCGAAGCCAGGTCGTGTGTTGTTCTTCAATTCCGACGATCTGCAAAAATGGACGGAAGTTAGCCAATTTGATCGCGACTGGGTGTTTGAGTGTATGGACCTGGTCGAACTAACCGTGGATGGTGACCCTAACCAGAAGAAGTGGCTGTTGTACGATGCCAGTTTTGAGTACGAAATTGGTGAGTTCGATGGCAAAACGTTCACGACCGACAGAAAAGTTCACCGCGGCGACTACGGCCCCAACTATTACGCCGCCCAAAGCTTTAACAACATGCCGGACGATCGTTGTGTGTCGATTGGCTGGATGCGAGGCGATAACCATCCGTTCCTGAAAGAAGACATGCCGTTCAACCAGCAAATGAGCTTTCCTACGACGATGGAGCTGAAATCGACGGCGGACGGATTGAAGCTTTATCGCTGGCCTGTGAAGGAAATAGAAGACCTCTACGGCGACACGCTGACCATTGAAGCGGCTGATCTAAAATCGGCCGCAAATAAGCTGCAGAGCTATCCCGCGGAACTGGTCGATCTTAGCTTGGACTTTGAAGCAAACGACTCCACGGAACTGCTGCTCTACTTGCGTGGTGAGAAGATCACGTACCGAGAAGCAGCATTCCACTATGGAAACACGGTTGTGCCTGCCAAACCGGTCGATGGAATCGTTTCTTTGCGAGTTCTGGTCGATCGGGCATCGGTCGAACTCTTTGTGAATCAAGGAGCCGCGGTTTCGACCCATTACGCGATTCTCGAACCGCTGAATCGAAGTCTTGGACTAAGTTCCGAACAGAACGTCAAGATTCGCAAGTTGACCGTGAACCGTTTGAAATCGGCCTGGTGA
- a CDS encoding AAA family ATPase, which yields MKWSQLQSASIKSIIGWASTQPWCAAMQECAQDAKWHSEGDVWTHTQMVMHELPQLESWSDLSSHDQTVLIFTALFHDVAKPLTTQVDPLTGNIISPKHAVKGEHLARTILRECGCDLTTREEIARMVRYHGRPVFLMHKSDPTREVVRHSWLVNNRLLYLFALADFRGRCAKKKTRSEEDLHFWKIASEEASCYERPYPFASDHARFLFFHQDKPNLHYVPHEDFSCRVTVMAGLPGSGKDRWLAIHRSELPVVSLDEIRGDLMIDPTDNQGKVIQRAREACREHLRAGTSFAYNATNTMHLTRGRWLDLFADYAAWIEIVYVEPPLDVLFRQNKSRETVVPEAIIRRLADRLEPPTWAEAHQLTLVDG from the coding sequence ATGAAATGGAGCCAGTTACAATCCGCTTCGATCAAGTCGATCATCGGCTGGGCATCCACCCAGCCTTGGTGCGCGGCCATGCAAGAATGCGCGCAAGATGCCAAGTGGCATAGCGAAGGGGATGTCTGGACACATACCCAGATGGTCATGCACGAACTCCCGCAGCTGGAATCATGGAGCGATCTTTCGTCCCACGATCAAACGGTGCTCATCTTCACAGCGCTCTTTCACGATGTCGCCAAGCCGCTCACGACACAGGTCGATCCTCTAACCGGTAACATCATTTCGCCGAAGCATGCCGTCAAAGGCGAGCATCTTGCTCGGACGATTTTACGAGAATGCGGCTGTGACTTGACGACACGGGAAGAGATTGCCCGAATGGTACGGTATCACGGCCGGCCGGTATTTCTGATGCATAAATCAGATCCGACGCGTGAGGTCGTTCGTCATTCGTGGTTGGTAAACAACCGTCTGCTTTACCTCTTCGCGCTCGCCGACTTCCGTGGTCGCTGCGCGAAGAAGAAAACTCGTTCGGAGGAAGACCTTCATTTCTGGAAGATTGCTTCCGAAGAAGCTAGTTGTTATGAGCGCCCGTATCCGTTTGCCAGTGATCATGCTCGGTTTCTGTTTTTCCATCAGGATAAACCGAATCTGCATTACGTACCGCATGAGGATTTCTCCTGTCGCGTCACCGTGATGGCGGGGCTCCCAGGCAGCGGCAAAGACCGATGGTTGGCGATTCATCGTAGCGAGCTGCCGGTTGTTTCGCTTGACGAAATCCGAGGCGACCTCATGATCGATCCGACCGACAATCAGGGCAAAGTCATTCAGCGAGCTCGGGAAGCGTGCCGCGAGCACCTGCGTGCTGGTACGTCGTTCGCGTACAACGCCACCAACACCATGCACCTGACGCGAGGTCGTTGGCTCGATTTGTTTGCGGACTACGCTGCTTGGATCGAGATCGTTTACGTCGAGCCTCCACTTGATGTCCTTTTCCGCCAAAACAAGTCGCGCGAGACGGTTGTGCCAGAGGCGATCATTCGCCGCCTGGCCGACCGGCTGGAACCGCCAACCTGGGCCGAAGCGCATCAATTGACCTTAGTGGACGGCTGA
- a CDS encoding RNA ligase family protein produces MGTSFGNFVKYPRTPHLFGSRGTDDDKHMSEADSLRFLADESLIVEEKLDGTNVGIHFCSTGELVLQCRGHLITEGMHPQYDLFKQWAAVKRNTLEDRLMDRYILFGEWVYARHSVAYRCLSHYFFEFDIYDKTKSAFIDLEQRLGILAGSGIETVPVVHRGAVSRKTLTELVGPSQFESVFENPVTGQIDNVMEGVYLRTEASGTVTARAKWVRPEFTEKVKQSIHWQQQTMVPNQLANGVDIWS; encoded by the coding sequence ATGGGCACATCATTTGGCAATTTCGTGAAGTATCCGCGGACGCCCCACCTTTTTGGTTCACGCGGTACGGACGACGACAAACACATGTCGGAAGCGGACTCTTTGCGCTTTCTGGCGGACGAATCGCTGATCGTAGAGGAGAAGCTGGACGGTACGAATGTCGGTATTCACTTTTGCTCAACCGGCGAGTTGGTCCTTCAATGTCGCGGGCATCTGATTACTGAAGGAATGCATCCTCAGTACGACCTGTTCAAGCAGTGGGCCGCCGTCAAGCGAAACACGCTGGAAGATCGCTTGATGGACCGGTACATTCTGTTCGGAGAGTGGGTATACGCTCGGCATTCGGTTGCGTATCGTTGCTTGTCGCATTACTTCTTTGAGTTCGATATTTACGACAAAACGAAGAGCGCGTTTATCGATCTCGAACAGCGATTAGGCATCCTGGCAGGAAGCGGAATCGAAACCGTCCCAGTGGTTCATCGTGGAGCCGTATCTCGCAAGACGCTGACCGAGTTGGTAGGACCATCGCAATTCGAGAGTGTCTTCGAGAATCCGGTGACTGGTCAGATCGACAATGTGATGGAAGGAGTTTACCTCCGCACCGAGGCAAGCGGTACGGTCACAGCTAGAGCAAAATGGGTTCGTCCTGAATTCACCGAAAAAGTCAAACAAAGTATCCATTGGCAACAACAGACGATGGTTCCCAATCAACTTGCGAATGGTGTCGATATTTGGTCATGA